The following coding sequences are from one Clostridioides difficile ATCC 9689 = DSM 1296 window:
- a CDS encoding HAMP domain-containing sensor histidine kinase: MKWKITRNFIFTIVFVAISVVIINIISILYVISTNSFFKVVDSGNNPEEFARSFEKDLYEKDGEFKLSKIGAEKLEKSNSWIQVLNDLGEEVYGVNVPKDTPKKYTPFQMVNNYKYIETKYVNFVLEKYLNKKHLNIIVGIPSRDISRIILTYSQNNIKKTLNKVIIITLVIDSVVALGVGYLFSRKLTKPISSVLWSIETMANGNYSLYLKDRGIYEEVFKNINMLADTLRVNEVERKENEELREEWLANITHDIKTPLASIQGYAEIINDKDYEFEEDEIQEYTEIIYNKSKYIKDLVDDLNLSTRLKNNTIVLDKKKINLVSLVRDIIIDILNDNRYKNRNIEFESNEDLIEVYVDSILFRRAITNLIFNSIVHNSEGTLISVEIVKKDNIEIIIKDNGIGISKSDLKHIFKKYYRGTNTGEMHKGSGLGMAISKEIIEIHKGKIYVSSEIGIGTKIIIEIKQN, translated from the coding sequence ATGAAGTGGAAGATTACTAGAAATTTTATATTTACAATTGTGTTTGTAGCTATATCAGTAGTAATTATAAATATCATATCTATATTGTATGTGATTTCAACTAATAGCTTTTTTAAAGTTGTAGATTCTGGAAATAATCCTGAAGAATTTGCACGTTCTTTTGAAAAAGATTTATATGAAAAAGATGGAGAATTTAAACTATCTAAGATTGGAGCTGAAAAATTAGAAAAATCAAATTCCTGGATACAGGTTTTAAATGATTTAGGAGAGGAAGTTTATGGAGTAAATGTGCCAAAGGATACTCCAAAAAAATATACACCCTTTCAAATGGTGAATAATTACAAGTATATAGAAACAAAGTATGTTAATTTTGTACTAGAAAAATATTTAAACAAAAAACATCTAAACATAATAGTAGGTATACCTAGTAGAGATATATCAAGAATAATTTTAACCTATTCTCAAAATAACATTAAAAAAACTTTAAATAAAGTTATCATTATAACACTAGTAATTGATAGCGTGGTAGCTTTAGGCGTAGGATATTTATTTAGTAGAAAACTTACAAAACCAATTTCAAGCGTACTATGGAGTATTGAGACTATGGCTAATGGAAATTATAGTTTATATCTTAAGGACAGAGGTATATATGAAGAAGTTTTTAAAAATATAAATATGTTAGCTGATACTTTAAGAGTAAATGAAGTTGAGAGAAAAGAAAATGAAGAGTTGAGAGAGGAATGGCTGGCAAATATAACACATGATATAAAGACACCTCTAGCATCTATACAAGGGTATGCAGAGATAATTAATGACAAAGATTATGAGTTTGAAGAAGATGAAATACAAGAGTATACAGAAATTATATATAATAAGTCTAAGTATATAAAAGATTTAGTTGATGATTTAAATTTATCTACTCGATTAAAAAATAATACTATAGTTCTGGACAAGAAAAAAATAAATTTAGTCAGTTTAGTCAGAGATATAATAATTGATATTTTAAATGATAATAGATATAAAAATAGGAATATTGAATTTGAAAGTAATGAAGATTTAATTGAAGTATATGTAGATTCAATCTTATTCAGAAGGGCTATAACCAATCTTATATTTAATTCAATAGTTCATAATAGCGAAGGAACTTTGATAAGTGTAGAAATTGTAAAAAAAGATAATATAGAAATTATAATAAAAGATAATGGAATTGGAATAAGCAAAAGTGATTTGAAACATATTTTTAAAAAATATTATAGAGGTACTAATACAGGTGAGATGCATAAAGGTTCAGGTCTTGGTATGGCTATTTCTAAAGAAATAATAGAGATTCATAAAGGTAAAATTTATGTAAGTAGTGAAATTGGAATAGGAACAAAAATTATTATAGAGATAAAACAAAATTAG
- a CDS encoding ABC transporter ATP-binding protein — MNKLEIENLSKIYGKKVANDKITVTLENGVYGLLGPNGAGKSTLMKQITTLIKPDEGQILYNGEDIFKMDADYRNILGYLPQEFGVYKNFTAKEFLQYIGALKGLRGKYLNSKIGELLDLVGLYDVRNKSIGKFSGGMKRRVGIAQVLLNDPKIIVLDEPTAGLDPQERARFRNLIAKMSRDKIIILSTHIISDIESVAKETIMIKDGKLLMKGTHKDILSHMENKVYNVQVKNECEVDDIQSKYKVVSIQSDINSIVLRIVSEDILSEDNIQPVQAKFEDVYMFYFDLEDAREV; from the coding sequence ATGAATAAATTAGAAATAGAAAATCTTTCAAAGATATATGGTAAAAAAGTAGCAAACGACAAGATTACAGTAACTCTGGAAAATGGAGTTTATGGTCTTCTAGGACCAAATGGAGCAGGAAAATCTACATTAATGAAACAAATAACAACGTTGATAAAACCTGATGAAGGTCAGATACTTTATAATGGTGAGGATATATTTAAAATGGATGCTGATTATAGAAATATTTTAGGATATTTGCCACAAGAATTTGGAGTTTATAAAAATTTTACAGCAAAAGAATTTTTACAGTATATTGGAGCTTTAAAAGGTTTAAGGGGAAAATATTTAAATAGTAAGATAGGAGAATTATTAGATTTAGTAGGTCTTTATGATGTGAGAAATAAGTCTATAGGAAAATTCTCAGGAGGTATGAAGAGGAGAGTTGGGATAGCACAAGTTTTACTAAACGACCCTAAGATAATAGTCCTTGATGAGCCAACAGCAGGTCTTGACCCACAAGAAAGAGCTAGATTTAGGAATTTAATAGCAAAAATGTCTAGAGATAAGATAATAATACTTTCTACTCATATAATTTCCGATATAGAATCAGTTGCAAAGGAAACAATAATGATTAAAGATGGCAAACTCCTAATGAAAGGAACACACAAAGACATATTAAGTCACATGGAAAATAAAGTATATAATGTTCAAGTTAAAAATGAATGTGAAGTTGATGATATACAATCTAAATATAAGGTTGTAAGTATTCAAAGTGATATTAATTCAATAGTACTTAGAATTGTTTCAGAGGATATTCTAAGCGAGGATAATATACAACCAGTTCAAGCAAAATTCGAAGATGTATACATGTTTTATTTTGATTTAGAAGATGCAAGGGAGGTGTAG
- a CDS encoding TetR/AcrR family transcriptional regulator produces the protein MSIKERRKNEKEEMKKKIMDASIEIINQHGYENLSIRKIATKIEYSPTTIYLYYKDKAEIISDMTNKLYNTVESNAIDIMNNCSSLPIDKQIIEIMTSFIKTLSSEPEMAKSIMHSRMNIIFASENTNNTPSNNGIKMLDKFLSIGIEQGIFKKNIDKSSWMLISALLGFVLCVVENKLYSLHNFSQLIENFLDILVGGLYNENSQQGY, from the coding sequence ATGAGTATCAAAGAAAGACGTAAAAATGAAAAAGAAGAAATGAAGAAAAAGATTATGGATGCTAGCATCGAAATTATAAACCAACATGGATATGAAAATTTATCAATAAGAAAAATTGCTACAAAAATAGAATATTCTCCAACTACAATTTATCTTTACTACAAAGACAAAGCAGAAATTATCAGCGATATGACCAATAAACTTTATAACACAGTAGAAAGTAATGCCATTGACATTATGAATAATTGCTCATCACTACCAATAGATAAACAAATCATAGAAATTATGACTAGCTTTATAAAAACTCTTTCTAGTGAACCAGAGATGGCAAAATCTATCATGCATAGTAGAATGAATATTATATTTGCATCTGAAAATACAAACAATACGCCTAGCAATAATGGTATAAAAATGCTTGATAAATTCCTTTCCATTGGAATTGAACAAGGAATATTCAAAAAAAATATAGATAAAAGCTCATGGATGCTTATAAGTGCATTGTTAGGATTCGTTTTATGTGTTGTTGAAAATAAACTATATTCTTTACATAATTTTTCTCAACTTATAGAAAATTTCTTAGATATTTTAGTGGGAGGACTTTACAATGAAAATTCGCAACAAGGCTACTAA
- a CDS encoding ABC transporter permease, with the protein MMYLVKAEMIKILKSKSVWIIWLFLIFFGFFLIRKFDVLDTYADIFYKIEGSIPLIGLIMFIITSGNYIKEYDSNMTGLINTTKKGKKSVVLSKLVANGLILSIINISFILLVGIRGFSFFDFKNLNEPIHNLWYFGNSNLNLTVIQMYIIVILTTIFASFIFAQIGLTLSSIFKSAVIPFILGGLIMAIPYFSVGFIPDKAIKFMSVTPNWIMMSQQMVKYNVPSILIVFSIVISIILMIVLTKITYENFTSSKRF; encoded by the coding sequence ATGATGTATTTAGTTAAAGCTGAAATGATAAAAATATTAAAATCAAAGAGTGTTTGGATAATTTGGCTGTTTTTAATATTTTTTGGATTTTTTCTGATTAGAAAGTTTGATGTTTTAGATACTTATGCAGATATATTTTACAAGATAGAAGGCTCAATACCTCTAATAGGTTTGATAATGTTTATAATAACTTCTGGAAATTACATTAAAGAATATGATTCTAATATGACAGGTTTAATAAATACAACTAAAAAGGGAAAAAAATCAGTAGTATTATCAAAACTAGTAGCTAATGGATTAATTTTATCTATTATTAATATTTCTTTTATATTGTTAGTAGGAATTAGAGGTTTTAGTTTTTTTGATTTTAAAAATTTAAATGAACCGATTCATAACTTATGGTACTTTGGAAATAGTAATTTAAATCTTACAGTAATACAAATGTATATAATTGTTATATTGACTACTATTTTTGCTTCTTTTATATTTGCACAAATAGGCTTAACACTTTCATCTATATTTAAATCGGCTGTAATTCCATTTATACTAGGTGGATTGATAATGGCAATTCCATACTTTAGTGTAGGTTTTATACCAGATAAAGCTATAAAATTTATGTCAGTGACTCCAAATTGGATTATGATGAGCCAACAAATGGTTAAGTATAATGTACCAAGTATTTTGATAGTTTTTTCTATAGTAATCTCAATTATATTAATGATAGTGTTAACTAAAATAACATATGAAAATTTTACATCAAGCAAAAGGTTTTAA
- a CDS encoding FMN-binding protein yields the protein MKIRNKATNKKKKYVRISIALFFVFICIIIVIVSNLKPENLVVKDIDINNVKNGIYTGGADNNLVKATVSVEVNNGKIQNINILKHDHLLGKPAEKITTSIIKQQSLDVDAITSATYSSNTIRKAVENALRKGE from the coding sequence ATGAAAATTCGCAACAAGGCTACTAATAAAAAGAAAAAATATGTAAGAATATCTATTGCTCTATTCTTTGTATTTATATGCATTATTATTGTAATTGTAAGCAACTTAAAGCCGGAAAACTTGGTAGTAAAAGATATAGATATTAATAATGTTAAAAATGGCATTTATACTGGAGGTGCTGATAATAACTTGGTAAAAGCTACTGTGTCTGTTGAAGTTAATAATGGTAAAATCCAAAATATTAATATCTTAAAACACGACCATCTTTTAGGTAAACCTGCTGAAAAAATTACAACAAGTATTATTAAACAACAGTCTTTAGATGTGGATGCTATAACTTCTGCAACTTATAGCAGTAATACTATACGAAAAGCTGTAGAAAATGCTTTAAGAAAGGGAGAATAA
- the pcp gene encoding pyroglutamyl-peptidase I has translation MKILLTGFDPFGGEPINPAQEAVERVNNNINGAEIIKITIPTVMTKSVEAIDKAIQEHNPDIVISVGQAGGRFDITPERVAINIDDFRIKDNEGNQVIDTIIKEDGEPAYFSKLPVKAMVKHMNENKIPASVSNTAGTFVCNHVMYGILYMIDKKYPNIRGGFIHIPYTTSQVIDKKNTPFMSLEEIVKGLELAIEACIIYKEDVKEIGGEIS, from the coding sequence ATGAAAATTTTGTTAACAGGATTTGACCCATTTGGCGGAGAACCAATAAACCCAGCTCAAGAAGCAGTTGAAAGGGTCAATAATAATATAAACGGTGCAGAAATCATAAAGATAACTATACCAACAGTTATGACAAAATCTGTTGAAGCTATAGATAAAGCTATTCAAGAGCACAATCCAGATATAGTAATATCAGTTGGACAAGCTGGAGGTAGATTTGACATTACACCTGAGAGAGTTGCTATAAATATAGATGATTTTAGAATAAAAGATAATGAGGGTAACCAGGTTATAGATACTATTATAAAAGAAGATGGTGAACCTGCATATTTTTCAAAATTGCCTGTAAAAGCTATGGTAAAACATATGAATGAAAATAAAATTCCAGCTAGTGTTTCAAACACTGCAGGAACATTTGTTTGCAATCATGTGATGTATGGAATTCTTTATATGATAGACAAGAAATATCCTAATATAAGGGGTGGATTTATACACATCCCATATACAACTTCACAAGTAATAGATAAAAAAAATACACCATTCATGTCTTTAGAAGAAATAGTAAAAGGCTTAGAATTAGCTATAGAAGCTTGTATTATATATAAAGAAGATGTAAAAGAAATTGGTGGTGAAATTTCATAA
- a CDS encoding flavodoxin family protein, with translation MKVLLINGSPNQYGCTYTALNEITKVLSKHDIKTEILYLGKETIPGCISCASCFETGKCIRNDKVNELIEDLDNIDGIIIGSPVYFSSATGQLTSFLDRLFFIAGSRMATKLGASVVSCRRGGASATFDQLNKYFSISNMPIVSSQYWNQVHGFTPEDVMKDEEGLQTMRTLGENMAWLLKCISAGKKAGIKEPQYEETIMTNFIK, from the coding sequence ATGAAAGTTTTATTGATAAACGGTAGCCCAAACCAATATGGATGTACTTATACAGCACTAAATGAGATTACTAAAGTATTGAGTAAACACGATATTAAAACAGAAATACTGTATTTAGGTAAAGAAACAATCCCAGGATGTATTAGTTGCGCATCCTGTTTTGAAACTGGAAAATGCATTCGAAATGATAAAGTTAATGAATTGATTGAAGATCTGGATAATATTGATGGTATTATTATTGGTTCTCCTGTTTACTTTTCTAGTGCAACTGGTCAATTAACTTCTTTTCTTGACCGTCTATTTTTCATAGCTGGAAGTCGCATGGCTACAAAATTAGGTGCTTCAGTTGTGTCATGTAGACGTGGTGGTGCAAGTGCAACATTTGACCAACTAAATAAATATTTTTCAATCAGCAATATGCCTATTGTATCATCACAGTATTGGAACCAGGTACATGGCTTTACTCCAGAGGATGTTATGAAGGATGAAGAAGGATTACAGACTATGCGAACTCTAGGAGAAAACATGGCATGGCTTCTTAAGTGTATATCAGCAGGTAAAAAAGCTGGAATTAAAGAACCACAATATGAAGAAACAATTATGACTAATTTTATAAAATAA
- a CDS encoding DUF969 domain-containing protein — protein sequence MIKLIGILIVVIGFILKIDTLFTVLLAGVATGIVAGLDFNQIFTILGDSFVSNRGVSLFILTLPVIGVLERYGLKQRAVSLIEKLKRLTTGKVLTIYMIARQIAGALSIRMSGHPQFVRPLVNPMAQAAGLSNSDELKESDEEAIKALSAASENYGNFYGQNLFAGSSGVLLIASTLTQFGYNVTGLNIVKASTIMAVIALVVATIQFTLYDKKLNKSHKK from the coding sequence ATGATAAAACTAATCGGTATATTGATAGTTGTAATTGGATTTATACTTAAAATTGACACACTATTTACTGTATTATTAGCAGGAGTGGCAACAGGAATTGTTGCAGGATTAGATTTTAATCAAATTTTTACAATTTTAGGAGATTCTTTTGTCTCAAACAGAGGTGTATCATTATTCATATTAACATTGCCAGTAATCGGTGTATTAGAAAGATATGGTTTAAAACAAAGAGCTGTTTCTTTAATAGAAAAATTAAAAAGACTTACAACAGGAAAAGTACTTACTATATACATGATAGCTAGACAAATAGCTGGTGCTCTATCAATAAGAATGAGTGGACATCCTCAATTTGTAAGACCACTTGTTAATCCTATGGCACAAGCTGCTGGTTTAAGTAATAGTGATGAACTAAAAGAATCGGATGAAGAAGCCATAAAGGCATTATCTGCTGCATCAGAAAACTATGGAAATTTTTATGGTCAAAACTTATTTGCAGGTAGTAGTGGAGTATTACTTATAGCATCTACTCTGACTCAATTTGGATACAATGTAACTGGACTTAATATTGTAAAGGCTAGTACTATTATGGCAGTAATAGCACTTGTAGTGGCTACAATCCAGTTTACCTTATATGATAAAAAATTAAACAAAAGTCATAAAAAATAG
- a CDS encoding winged helix-turn-helix transcriptional regulator has translation MSIDCISNTDLSETGFSYTLSLISGKYKMIILYCLVEFEVVRYNALKRYINTISYKTLSLSLKELEADNLIIRTEYPQIPPKVEYSLSERGKSLIPILDAMCEWGERNRP, from the coding sequence ATGAGTATAGACTGTATATCAAATACAGATTTAAGTGAAACAGGATTTAGTTATACACTTTCACTGATTAGTGGTAAATATAAGATGATAATTCTTTACTGTCTTGTAGAATTTGAAGTTGTAAGATATAATGCATTAAAACGTTATATAAATACTATCTCCTATAAAACTTTGAGTTTATCATTAAAAGAATTAGAAGCAGATAACTTGATTATTCGTACTGAATATCCTCAAATACCTCCTAAGGTAGAATATAGTCTATCAGAAAGGGGAAAATCTCTGATTCCAATTTTAGATGCAATGTGTGAGTGGGGAGAGAGGAATAGACCTTAA
- a CDS encoding DUF979 domain-containing protein gives MQNFINISLEIFYALMGFLMIVIAYKSFTTINNNKKYGTSLFWILISLPFIFGRLIPANIIGIILILSSLLTLSKQVVFAKYEEPDENFGKEQADKLKNKIFIPSLILAFAAVVVAMSLSNFDNSSQFAIGVGSIIALISALIITKAKPATSVQDGSRLLQQMGPASMLPQLLVALGALFTQAGVGEVISTMISGVVPADSRLFGVIAYVLGMVIFTMIMGNAFAAFSVITAGIGIPFVLSQGGNPAIIGALALTAGYCGTLLTPMAANFNIVPAALLECKNDYIVIKYQAPVALVLIIAHILVMYFLGF, from the coding sequence ATGCAAAATTTTATAAACATATCATTAGAAATCTTTTACGCACTAATGGGATTTTTAATGATTGTTATAGCATATAAGTCTTTTACTACCATAAATAACAATAAGAAATATGGTACATCATTATTTTGGATACTTATATCATTGCCATTCATATTTGGTAGATTGATTCCAGCCAATATAATAGGAATAATATTAATATTATCTAGTTTATTAACACTTTCTAAACAAGTTGTATTTGCAAAGTATGAAGAACCAGATGAAAATTTTGGAAAAGAACAAGCAGACAAACTTAAAAATAAAATATTTATACCATCATTAATATTAGCATTTGCTGCAGTAGTAGTAGCTATGAGCCTTTCTAATTTTGATAATTCTTCTCAATTTGCAATAGGTGTGGGTTCAATAATTGCATTAATATCAGCCCTTATAATAACTAAGGCAAAACCTGCTACATCAGTTCAAGATGGCTCAAGATTACTTCAACAAATGGGACCTGCTAGTATGTTACCACAACTTTTAGTTGCATTGGGAGCTTTATTTACTCAAGCCGGAGTCGGTGAAGTTATTTCAACCATGATATCTGGTGTAGTCCCTGCTGATAGCAGATTATTTGGTGTTATAGCTTATGTATTAGGTATGGTTATATTTACCATGATAATGGGAAATGCATTTGCCGCATTTTCAGTCATAACGGCAGGAATTGGTATTCCTTTTGTATTGTCTCAAGGTGGAAATCCTGCTATAATTGGAGCATTAGCATTAACAGCAGGATATTGTGGAACTCTACTTACTCCAATGGCTGCTAATTTTAATATAGTTCCAGCAGCCTTGCTAGAATGTAAAAATGATTATATTGTTATAAAATATCAAGCTCCAGTTGCTTTGGTATTAATTATAGCCCACATATTAGTAATGTACTTTTTAGGATTTTAA
- a CDS encoding TraX family protein: MDFFKKGISGFTIKILALIFMTFDHIAAFMPQTMQIPIWFHWVGRISAPLFIFMAVEGFYHTSNRKKYISRLYIWSVIMAIGNQIINNVFSHPEGAIIINNIFSTLFLIAIYLQAIEFIKKFRKEKEIKYFIIGLLMIIIPIILGIFTVALLFKVTNRVIALFMILVPVPFLVEGGPIWIILGIIFYLCRGKKFSLSICYALMCIFIFTTMSNGDYSLKNSILQNYQWMMIASLPLMLLYNGEKGKSMKYLFYLYYPIHVYILYILGIYLINGF; encoded by the coding sequence ATGGATTTTTTTAAAAAAGGTATAAGTGGGTTTACTATTAAGATTTTAGCATTAATATTTATGACATTTGACCATATAGCAGCATTTATGCCACAAACAATGCAAATACCAATTTGGTTTCATTGGGTAGGCAGAATATCAGCACCACTGTTTATATTTATGGCTGTTGAAGGATTTTATCACACTAGTAACAGAAAAAAATATATAAGTAGATTGTATATTTGGTCTGTTATTATGGCTATAGGAAATCAAATAATTAATAATGTATTTTCACATCCAGAAGGAGCTATAATTATAAATAACATTTTTTCAACATTATTTTTAATAGCGATTTATTTACAAGCAATAGAGTTCATAAAGAAATTTAGAAAAGAGAAAGAAATTAAATATTTTATTATAGGATTATTGATGATAATCATTCCTATAATTTTAGGAATATTTACAGTAGCTTTACTTTTTAAAGTCACTAACAGAGTTATTGCTTTATTTATGATTTTGGTACCAGTACCATTTTTAGTAGAAGGTGGACCAATTTGGATTATACTTGGGATTATTTTTTATTTGTGTAGAGGGAAAAAGTTCAGTTTGAGTATTTGTTATGCTTTAATGTGTATATTTATATTTACAACAATGTCAAATGGAGATTATAGTTTAAAAAATTCTATTTTACAAAATTACCAATGGATGATGATTGCTTCTCTACCTTTAATGTTACTTTACAATGGAGAAAAAGGGAAGAGTATGAAGTATTTATTTTATTTATACTATCCAATCCATGTATATATATTGTATATCTTAGGAATATACTTAATAAATGGTTTTTGA
- a CDS encoding response regulator transcription factor: MENRVLIIDDEVEILKLLETVLKKEGLNNIYTAKTKKEGLELFKSINPDLIVLDIMLPDGEGYDICKEIRKTSNSPIIFLSAKTEELDKLLGLAIGGDDYVTKPFSPKEVAFRVKAHLRRLSYFSDAQNESKNLNNNEEKIISFGPYILNESRAELIKDGKSIGLSAKELKILSLFAHNQNQIISKEKLWDKVWGEDYVGFDNTIMVHIRKIREKLEDNPSKPEYILTIKGLGYKLAVKED; this comes from the coding sequence ATGGAAAATCGTGTTTTAATAATAGATGATGAAGTAGAAATATTGAAGCTTTTAGAAACTGTCCTAAAAAAAGAAGGCCTTAATAATATATATACTGCAAAAACTAAAAAAGAAGGATTAGAATTATTTAAAAGTATTAATCCTGATTTGATTGTATTGGATATTATGTTACCAGATGGCGAAGGTTATGATATTTGTAAAGAAATAAGAAAAACCTCCAATTCTCCAATAATATTTTTATCAGCTAAAACCGAAGAATTAGATAAGTTACTTGGACTAGCGATTGGAGGAGATGATTATGTTACAAAACCTTTTAGCCCTAAGGAAGTGGCTTTTAGAGTTAAAGCGCATTTGAGAAGATTAAGTTATTTTAGTGATGCTCAAAACGAAAGTAAAAATCTAAATAATAATGAAGAAAAAATTATATCATTTGGCCCATATATATTAAATGAAAGTAGGGCAGAACTTATAAAAGATGGAAAATCTATAGGACTGTCTGCAAAGGAACTAAAAATCCTATCTTTATTTGCACATAATCAAAATCAAATTATAAGTAAAGAAAAACTATGGGATAAAGTGTGGGGAGAAGATTATGTTGGATTTGACAATACTATAATGGTTCATATAAGAAAAATTAGGGAAAAATTAGAGGATAATCCTTCAAAACCTGAATATATTCTGACAATAAAAGGTCTTGGATATAAATTAGCAGTAAAGGAAGATTAG
- a CDS encoding flavodoxin domain-containing protein: MNTIIIYSSKYGCTKDCANILKNKLSDNVTIVDINNNNNKIELSKFDKIIIGSSIYVGSVSKKIQVLCNDNVELLNKKQVGIFLCCGFSEQADKYLKSNFPSSLLESANAIGIFGSEARLEKMKFLDKLIMKAVSKGNYDSFRISQDNIDNFLINLNS, encoded by the coding sequence ATGAATACTATTATTATATATTCAAGTAAATATGGTTGTACAAAAGACTGTGCAAATATACTAAAAAATAAACTATCAGATAATGTCACTATTGTTGATATTAATAATAATAATAATAAAATTGAGTTATCAAAATTTGATAAAATTATTATTGGAAGTTCTATATATGTTGGTTCAGTTTCAAAAAAAATACAAGTGCTATGTAATGATAATGTAGAGTTATTAAACAAAAAACAAGTTGGCATTTTCCTTTGCTGTGGCTTTTCTGAACAAGCAGATAAATATTTAAAATCAAATTTTCCATCATCCTTATTAGAAAGTGCAAATGCTATTGGAATTTTTGGTAGTGAAGCTCGATTAGAAAAAATGAAATTTTTAGATAAACTTATTATGAAGGCTGTTTCAAAAGGTAATTATGACAGTTTTAGAATATCACAGGATAATATAGATAATTTTTTAATAAATCTTAATAGCTAA